The sequence GCGCCCGCCAACGGGCTGGCCACCGGTAGCTGGTACTGCGTCAGGTACGTTTGCGAGCCGTTTCCCCGCAGGTACGTATACGAGGCGTCGATGGTCCATTCGCTACCCAGCGAGTCGATTTTGCGTTTGGCCGACACGTCCTGCGACAGGTTGAAGGCCGTGTTCTGGTTCTGGAGGTCGTTGCTGTTGGCCGACACCGTGGCGGCCGTTTCAAGCTGCCGGATCGCCGTCTGGTTACTGGCCGTCGAGTTGTTCAGCCCGTACGACAGCCGCCCGTCGAAATTCAGGTTCCACTTGGGCGACAGCTCATACCCCAGCCCGTAGCCCGCAAAAAAGCCTTCGCCGGGAAAACGGGTGTAGGCTTCCTGCCCGATCGTGCGCCCGCCCGTCAGCTGGCGCTTGGTGGTCAGGAGCTCATACGTCTGGCGGCGGTTATAATTGAGGTTCAGGTATTTGGTGCGCCCGCCGTCACTTTCGTTGAGGTTGATGCCCACACCCTGGTTACCAAATCGCCCCTGATTGGCCGAGGCCGTGATAGCCCCTGTGCGGCCGAGTTTCACCCCTTTTTTCAACACGATATTGACCGCCCCGCCACTGCCCGACGCATCGTAGCGGGCCGAAGGCGTGCGCATCACTTCCAGCCGCTCGATGCTGCCCGGCGGCAGGCTTTTGAGCAGCGACGCGATGTCGGCGGTGCTCATTTTCTGCTCGCGCCCGTTGATGTAGATCGTGGCCGGGGTGGCGCTGCTGAGGTACACATTGCCGTCCTGATCAAGAAACAGGCCGGGCGTTCGTTCGAGCAGTTCGAAGGCGTTGGTGCTGATGTCGGCAATGGGCGTGGGGTCCACGATCAGTTTGTCGTCTTCCTGCCGCAGCAGCGGTTTCTTGGCCGTGATGGTCACGGCGTCGAGGCTCTTGGTATTGGTGTCGAGCGTCAGGCGCAGGTTGGGTTGTTCGGGCGTAAAGCGCACGACCCGTTGCAGCGATTTCATACCCACGGCCGTCACGAGCAGGTCGTAGGGGGTGCTCATCCGCAACGAAACGGAGGCGATACCGGCCGTATCGGCGATGGCGTTAACCCGTTGGGTCGAATCGGCCCGGTTGGTGAGCCGGACGGCCGCACCGGGGATGGCCTGGCGACTGGCGTCGACCAGCGCGATACGCACGGGCCGGAGTTGTTGGGCGCTAGCAGGCCGCAGGCAGGTGAGCAGCAGCAGTGAGGTGAGTAGTCGTAGACGCATAAGGTGCCGCAAACCTCGGGTACGTTGCCTGCCCAATCCAACTAAATTGGGCTGAACGCTGATTCTGTGGCGTTGAACGGAGGCACGGCATTGCTACGGCGCTGCTATCACCAGGATAGCCCTCGCCTCGACAGCAACCCGTTACACCGGCAGGTAGAGACTGAACGTGGTTCCGACACCTGCCTGGCTCTGGGCTGTTATGCCGCCACCGTGGTTGATGGCCACTTTTTCACAAATGGCCAGGCCGATCCCTGTTCCCGGAAAAGCACTCCGGCCGTGCAGCCGCTGAAACACCTGAAAGATGCGGTCAACGTATTTTTCATCGAAACCAATACCGTTGTCGCTCAGGTCGATGCGGTAATAGGAGTCGGCTAGTCGGGAGGGTTTGACCCGCTCCGGCAACTCATCGGCAGTCAGCTGAATAGCCTGAACCGTCAGCTGCGGCACAACGCCCTCCCGCCGAAACTTGAGCGCGTTGTTCACCAGGTTATTAAACAGTTGGGTGAGCTGAGCCGGGCGGCCCATCACGGCGGGCAGCGGGTGCAGGTCGATTACCGCGCCGGTTTCTTCGATCAGCAGTTCCTGGTCT comes from Fibrella aestuarina BUZ 2 and encodes:
- a CDS encoding TonB-dependent receptor, with translation MRLRLLTSLLLLTCLRPASAQQLRPVRIALVDASRQAIPGAAVRLTNRADSTQRVNAIADTAGIASVSLRMSTPYDLLVTAVGMKSLQRVVRFTPEQPNLRLTLDTNTKSLDAVTITAKKPLLRQEDDKLIVDPTPIADISTNAFELLERTPGLFLDQDGNVYLSSATPATIYINGREQKMSTADIASLLKSLPPGSIERLEVMRTPSARYDASGSGGAVNIVLKKGVKLGRTGAITASANQGRFGNQGVGINLNESDGGRTKYLNLNYNRRQTYELLTTKRQLTGGRTIGQEAYTRFPGEGFFAGYGLGYELSPKWNLNFDGRLSYGLNNSTASNQTAIRQLETAATVSANSNDLQNQNTAFNLSQDVSAKRKIDSLGSEWTIDASYTYLRGNGSQTYLTQYQLPVASPLAGAGDIDTRRHMAQFQTDLRLKWPYRITFEAGLKSALQQFTSQTAFSTTTNGQTRPDPFRTNTFDYNEAIHAAYAQASKGLPGGFLLKAGLRAENTNMDGHQRVPSDTTFRVRRTDLFPYVYLTRPLTKISGFELKGSLIYRRSIARPTYDNLNPFARYIDPYLYETGNPGLQPQFTETYEANISVDDFPLFAIGRNHIQNIFTNVLYQDPRNPAVSYRTFDNLGQNRETYFRMVAGMPPVGKYFFVLVAQYNLTDYDGRYENQPLTFSRASWRFFTYQQLRLGTRSTLTLNAFYLRGGQQQFYALGDFGNVNLSINRLFLNRKLTVALNVTDLFYTNRNTFTLNQGNIAAVGDRRADTRRVGLNLRYNFGIRKREERSNPFNVPTE